The DNA region CTTCTCATTTCTCTTATCTATTATGTTGTATCCGTTTTTCTCCAGCGCGTTTTTGCAACGGATAAAGTTGATGGTATCTTTTTTTTGCGAGTAATAGGAGAGAAGTTCTTTGTACGATTCAACAAAGTTCGGATTGATTGAAACTGCCTGTTCCCACATCATGCCGGCTTCTTCCATCCTGTTTTCCTGTTTGTAAATAACACCCAGCACGTGATACACCATAAAGTTGGTTGAATTGATTTCAAGTTCCTTGGCAAGCTGGGCTTTGGCTTCTTCAAACCGCTGCATGCGGAAATACATCACGCCTAAATTATAGTGAAGCAATGTTTCTTTCGGATTTCTTTTTATTCCTTCTAGATAGGCTTTCTCCGCATTGGGGTAGTCGCCAAGTTTAGTGAGAATGACTCCGTAATCTCTGCACACCACGGAAGAATGTGCAGAAGTTTCATAGGCATTTTTCCAGTAGTTCAGCTCGCTTGAAAAAACAGGAAGCCGCGTAAACGTGATGACAGAGAAGATTAAAATGACGGTTCCAAAGATTCCAATCAGTAGGTTTTTATTCCTGATAAGATTCTGAACAGGTTCAAGATGAACAAAGGCAAGAAGCAATCCGATGACGGGCAGATAGGAGCGATGCTCCATGCCTTCAAAATAACTGAAGAGCAGAGTAGGGAGTAGGAAAAGAAAAAACCACAGCAGCCCGAAAAGAATTTCTGTCCATGGAATTTTTTTTGTGAAGTAAATTCCTGCACCGAACAATGCCAGCGAAAGCATCACCCATCCGTAGTTTGTATCCTGAACCGATGCCATTACGGCAAGGTTCACAGGAAGGATTGTCTTCTGGAAATATTGCAGCACCAGCGGGAAGTTTTTCAGGAAGGAGTAATACAATGCTCCGCCCCAACCCTCTCCCGACAAGTCGGGAAGGGAGATGTTTTCACCGATGGCAGTTTTTCTTGCAAAATACCACAGAGAGATAATAAGAATATAAGATACAAAATGAGCTGTTTTATTTCTCACGGAAAGGTTTTTTCTGCCCGGAAATAAAATCCAGAAAACACAAAGCAAAGAAAACATCACCGTATTTTCTTTGGTGAAGAGCGCAGCAGTAAAAAATAAAATATGGAACAGTGTATTTGAAATCCTTTCCTCGGGAGAGGATTTAAGAGAGGTCGTCTTCAGCAAAAAATAAAAACTCCAGAGGACAAATCCGCAGGCAATGGAATCATTTCTTCCCGGAATCCAGCCAACCGCCTGAGTGAGCAACGGATGAACGGCAAACAATAAAGAAAAAACAAAGGACAGAGGCGGAGGAATTTTCAATTGCAGAAGCAGGAACAACAGCCCGGCAACTGCCATGAAGTGAAAAAGGATATTGGTGAAATGAAAAACTTTAAATCCCTCTTTCGCAAACTGCGCATCCAGGATGAATGAAACGGTAAGGAGCGGGCGGTAAAATTTTATTGAGCCGGGCGTTTCCACATAATCTTCCGTTTGAAAAACATGCTGTGAAAATGCCTTGGGAATGTTTGATAGTTTTTGGTTGAATTCTTTTTTATTAATTAATAACGATTGTTCATCCAGCCCGATAAACTCATAGGGAAGCGAACGGAAATACAAAACCGAGATCACGCCAGCCAGAAAAATCAGCTGCCATCGGGTTTTGTTAAGAAAATTGTTGATGAGTGGCGGGTTCATGTCAAATGCGAATATACTTCATTCGTATATTCGTAATGATTCATATATGTAAAACATGCAATGGCAAATTTCTATAAAAGGGTTTCAGTCGTTTCTCAAGCTGGAGAAATCGCTGGCTAAAAATTCCATTGTCGCCTATACCGAAGATGTGGAGCGCTTTGTTCAGTTTCTTGCCGACAAGAAATATGATTTGCCGCCCGACAAAATTGAACACAGGCACATGACCGAGTTTGTGAAATGGCTGAATGAGTTGGAGAGAAGCGCCACCACACAGTCGAGGGTGATTTCGGGCATACGGGCGTTTTACAAATACCTGCTTCTCGAAAATCTTGTTACAAAAAACCCCACCGAACTTTTAGAAACTCCCCGGCTGGGAAGAAAACTCCCCGATGTGCTGAATGTGGACGACATTGATCATCTTCTTTCGGCAATTGATATGTCAACACCCAAAGGGCAGCGCGACAGAACCATGCTTGAAACCATGTATAGCTGCGGTTTGCGCGTGAGCGAGCTGGTGAATCTTCAACTATCCGATTTGTTTTTTGATACCGGATTTGTGCGCGTGATAGGCAAGGGAGACAAGCAGCGTTTGATTCCGATTGGAAGTGTGGCGATGAAGTGTATCGGCATCTATAAAGATCAGATACGCATTCACACGGATGCGAAGAAAGGGTTTGAAGATTTTCTTTTCCTGAATAACCGCGGAAGAGGGCTCACCCCTGCCATGGTTTTCATTATCGTTCAGAATGTGGCGGAGAAGGTAGGGATGAAGAAGCACGTGAGTCCGCACACATTCAGGCATTCATTTGCAACGCATCTGGTAGAAAATGGCGCTGACCTTCGCGCGGTGCAGGAAATGCTGGGGCACGAAAGCATCACAACCACCGAAATCTATACGCATCTTGACAGGAAATACCTGCGCGATACGATTGAGAAGTTTCATCCCAGAGCAAGGCGCAAGTAAAGTCAAAAGGTATATTAGACATCTTTCATAATTCAAATAAGAAAAAAATATCTGCCACTAAATCACTAAAACACGAAAGAAACACTAAAAATTCTTTTGTGAAATTTTGTGTCTTTGTGTTTTTGTGGCATAAAATGAATTATGAAAGAAATCTATTCCCTATTCCAAATTCCAAGGAACAGCCGAAGAAAATGCAATGGCTGTTTTCTTGGGGCTTGATGCTTGGGACTTTTTTCCCTTTAGGGTTAGGGCTTCTTACTTAAACAGTAATTTATCCTGCCCGGAATAATATCCGCTGAGAAAATATTTCATACACGCTTCGCGCCATTGCCTGTTTGCTTCGGCATTCAGAATTTCGAGTTGTGGTTTTTCATCGGTGAGAATTACAGCCTCCCCTAAATCCCCTCCCAAGGAGGGGACTTGCAAATGCAAACTCCCTTCCCTTTGGGAAAGGTTTGAGATGGGCTTTGCCACAAAAAGCAAATTCCTGTAATCTTCCTGTTCGCTGGTCGGAATAAGCTCCACATCAAAACCGGAATTGATTAATGTTTTGCAAACCGAGCGCATCCCCTTCCCTTCTTCGCCATTCCAGAAACCGTTTCCGTTGATGAAAAATGTTCCGCTGTCGGAAAGCAAGGATTTTATCTCGGAGAAAAATTCCGTTGTGAAAAGATGATGTGGATTTACTTCTCCTATGAAAGCGTCAAGAACAACCACAGAATACAATGGTTGATGGTTGATGGTTGATGGCTGATGTTGTTCCATTAACCATTGCCCATTATCCATCATCCATCTTACATAGTGCCTTGCGTCA from Bacteroidota bacterium includes:
- the xerD gene encoding site-specific tyrosine recombinase XerD encodes the protein MQWQISIKGFQSFLKLEKSLAKNSIVAYTEDVERFVQFLADKKYDLPPDKIEHRHMTEFVKWLNELERSATTQSRVISGIRAFYKYLLLENLVTKNPTELLETPRLGRKLPDVLNVDDIDHLLSAIDMSTPKGQRDRTMLETMYSCGLRVSELVNLQLSDLFFDTGFVRVIGKGDKQRLIPIGSVAMKCIGIYKDQIRIHTDAKKGFEDFLFLNNRGRGLTPAMVFIIVQNVAEKVGMKKHVSPHTFRHSFATHLVENGADLRAVQEMLGHESITTTEIYTHLDRKYLRDTIEKFHPRARRK
- a CDS encoding tetratricopeptide repeat protein, with protein sequence MNPPLINNFLNKTRWQLIFLAGVISVLYFRSLPYEFIGLDEQSLLINKKEFNQKLSNIPKAFSQHVFQTEDYVETPGSIKFYRPLLTVSFILDAQFAKEGFKVFHFTNILFHFMAVAGLLFLLLQLKIPPPLSFVFSLLFAVHPLLTQAVGWIPGRNDSIACGFVLWSFYFLLKTTSLKSSPEERISNTLFHILFFTAALFTKENTVMFSLLCVFWILFPGRKNLSVRNKTAHFVSYILIISLWYFARKTAIGENISLPDLSGEGWGGALYYSFLKNFPLVLQYFQKTILPVNLAVMASVQDTNYGWVMLSLALFGAGIYFTKKIPWTEILFGLLWFFLFLLPTLLFSYFEGMEHRSYLPVIGLLLAFVHLEPVQNLIRNKNLLIGIFGTVILIFSVITFTRLPVFSSELNYWKNAYETSAHSSVVCRDYGVILTKLGDYPNAEKAYLEGIKRNPKETLLHYNLGVMYFRMQRFEEAKAQLAKELEINSTNFMVYHVLGVIYKQENRMEEAGMMWEQAVSINPNFVESYKELLSYYSQKKDTINFIRCKNALEKNGYNIIDKRNEK